The stretch of DNA ATAATTTTATAAGTAGAGACAATTCTCGTCTTACAAACCGGTTTTATAGAGTTTAATTTGGTTAAGCCCAACTCAAAATTCTAATATAGTATCAAAATTTCCTCCAAAGTATTTTGGGACATTTAATTTGTTATCAAGTTTTTGTTATTGGGttacccaccatttatatccacatATTAAGTCTAATAGTGTTGGATGTGAAGAGGTGTGTTAATCAAGCTGGCATTGGAAATGTGAGATAGTTGAACATAAGTTTATATGTAGATGTAATCTTCAGTCCTCACCATACATACCGATTTTTGTAGAGTGAGTTAGTTTCATcccaaaattctaaaaaaaattaaaaagttattttattttataagaaatatagAAATACATGTTTGAAAACCCTTATAAATAGTCCCCAAACACTTGACTCCATATCTATCCATTTCCATGCATGTTAAAGAAAATGGCCAAACTAtgctctctcttcttttttctctcaCTCTCACTAAACTACTACTTCTTCACATGCTTAGCTATTAGTAGAAAAAACATAACCACAGATGAACTTTCACTTCTTGCATTCAAATCATCCATTACTTTAGACCCTCATCTCATGGTTCAAAACTGGTCAACCTCTTCTTCTTTATGTACTTGGGTTGGTATCACATGTGATGAACAACATGGTAGAGTCCATAGTTTGGATCTTAGTGGTATGGAACTTGAAGGTACTATTTCCCCACATCTTGGGAATCTCTCTTTCCTTGTTTACCTTAAATTTCAAGGCAATAGTTTCACTGGTGAATTGCCACAATCTTTGTTTGGATTGCATAGATTGAGGTTGCTTGATTTGAGTAATAACAAGATGAATGGAACTATACCTCGAACAATTTCCAAGTTGTCTTCACTTGAAGAAATTCATTTAGATAATAACTCCTTTTCAGGTATGTGTACGTGGTTGAGTTTTGATTAACTTTATTGCAATATAGGTAGGGAACTTCACGAGTTTGTTTAGTTTCCAAAAGAAAGACATAAAAGAAAAGTAAGAGTTTGTTTTGGAGACTTAAAATTATtagttatataaaaaatattaaaagaataaCATGATAAATTATTCTAGGTTTATATATGAAAATGGTCCACGCAAATATCAAgagttttgattttaattaattcttgtaaaaaaaattattttagtccttgcaatatataacattttattttttgtctttgatatgttttgttttagtcttgcaaaatttaagttttattttaaatgactaaaattaaatattttatagggttaaatatgtttttcatcGATCCTTATAAAATTAGCAAATTTTAATTTTcgttcatataaaataaaatcacatattttcatctctaaaaaaaatttcgttttgCTAGAATTAAACCTAGAATATGTTGATGAaatttcctggtaaggtttttgagcttgttgtttttttttttttgacagagagCTTGTTGTTTCTATCCATCTAAGattctttttttgaaacatatgaTTCTATTTAGCTTGATCCACAATTGTACGTCCGTTCCACGAATACGCCGCCTTGGCCCATAAGCTATGGATCTGACTCTTACTGTAAAAAGTAGGGACAAACAACCACAAATCATTCGTCATGTcctattagttaattaatttgtgaggacatgagattttatttttaccTCACATTTGACGATATATATGTTGTTTTATTGAGTTTATCACTTTTATCTTTGTGAAGTTACTCTTAGTacatgcttaaaaaaaaagttactctTAGTACAATGTGATAACTTCTGAACTTCTTGTGATATAATAGCGATATTAGAATCAATGTGATGCCAAGTTTTCCTTGTGTCCATTGTTCTTTGTCCAACTATGATGATTCATTGGACGTTCCCCATGACCAACACAATTTAAGTATAAAATATCTAGATTTACTTATGTCATTCTACCGGTCACTCGCGCGCTCTACGtctttttcattttacttttccgctacttaagtagcggacattataaaaataagaatttttttaaaaatgccGTCCGCTACATTAAGTGACCGGTAGAAtgattttaaaatacttttgtGAAGGTGTATTTTAGCATGGTTCACCTTTTTAAATAGACAAAAATACCCACTTTCCCTTTTACAAAAGTTGTTTTAATTAGTGAACCCTAATTTGTAGTTattgcctacaaataatatgataaaattaaagtcaccGGAATGTTCATGCTTTCGAATATGCAACATTGACTTTATCTATgtgaaaattatttattttaataaaaaaaaacaaggaaaaaaaCATGCAGATGAATGATTTTAGGTCAAAAATAACGTAAAATCACCCTTGCCGgtagacaaaaaatgaaactcagtgagaaaaaataaaaaatagggcCTCAGCTAGCTTACATAGAGAGAGCTTGCTGGCAGGAGTTAAAGTACTTCATTTGAGGTCactttaaaactattttatattaaCAATGTatcttctattttcttttatctctATCAAAcaggtattttttttaaagaaagatGCTAAATAGATGTTTTTTATTGTAtgcttttaaaatttaactatttaattcAAGTAATAGGGAGTTTTTGTCCCTTAAATAAATGATTAGAAGTTTGATATTCAACTTTTGTGTgttgaaaatttaatgtttgCTATATATATTCTCCAAAAGAGTTTAGTCACTGACTAAACAACATGAAAGCATATTagcaaacaatttttttttgttaagtagcttaataattaaaaataagatgaataaatAGAGGTTTGGTGTTAGAACTTCGaacctatatataaaatataatatgacTCTACTAATTGATTTATGCAGCCCAGATCCCGATGTGGGTGCAGAGTAAGCGATGACATCGAATCTCAAAATTTTGGAGGCCTTAACTtaagtgtttataaaatatcatatatactCAATAGATTAATTTTGAGACCCTATAATATTTTACGTATTGAAATGCtcactt from Trifolium pratense cultivar HEN17-A07 unplaced genomic scaffold, ARS_RC_1.1 scaffold_66, whole genome shotgun sequence encodes:
- the LOC123901481 gene encoding putative receptor-like protein kinase At3g47110, with protein sequence MAKLCSLFFFLSLSLNYYFFTCLAISRKNITTDELSLLAFKSSITLDPHLMVQNWSTSSSLCTWVGITCDEQHGRVHSLDLSGMELEGTISPHLGNLSFLVYLKFQGNSFTGELPQSLFGLHRLRLLDLSNNKMNGTIPRTISKLSSLEEIHLDNNSFSGRELHEFV